In Herbinix luporum, a single window of DNA contains:
- the trpS gene encoding tryptophan--tRNA ligase, which yields MLNGKKSLFSGMQATGTLQLGNYLGALRNWVEFEDEYECFYCVVDMHSITVRQNPAELRKKARALLTLYIAAGLDPEKNCIYYQSHVPAHAELSWILNCFTYMGELSRMTQYKDKAAKHAENINAGLFTYPVLMAADILLFQSDIVPVGDDQKQHIELTRDIAQRFNNLYGEVFTIPEPYIKKTGARIMSLQEPTKKMSKSDENPNASIFLLDDTDTIIRKFKKAVTDSDNEIRHSKDKPGISNLIEIYTIASGKTIAETEKEFEGKGYGEFKMAVGEAVAAMLKPIQDRFEELSKDKAYIDQIIKNNGEKAQYFANKTLRKVQKKVGFPERIR from the coding sequence ATGTTAAACGGAAAGAAATCATTATTTTCAGGTATGCAGGCTACCGGTACCTTACAACTGGGTAATTACCTGGGAGCCTTAAGAAACTGGGTTGAATTTGAAGATGAATATGAATGTTTTTATTGTGTAGTGGATATGCATTCCATAACCGTAAGACAAAATCCGGCAGAGCTTAGGAAAAAAGCCAGAGCTCTTCTTACTTTATATATTGCTGCAGGTTTAGACCCGGAAAAGAACTGTATCTATTACCAGTCCCATGTTCCTGCCCATGCGGAACTTAGTTGGATTTTAAATTGCTTTACCTATATGGGAGAACTTTCTCGTATGACCCAATATAAGGATAAAGCAGCTAAACATGCTGAAAATATTAATGCCGGTTTGTTTACATATCCGGTTTTAATGGCTGCTGATATATTATTGTTTCAGTCAGATATAGTTCCTGTAGGAGATGACCAGAAGCAGCATATCGAGCTTACCAGAGATATTGCTCAAAGATTTAATAATTTGTATGGAGAAGTATTTACTATCCCTGAGCCATATATTAAGAAGACAGGGGCCAGGATTATGAGTCTTCAAGAGCCCACAAAGAAGATGTCAAAATCCGATGAAAATCCCAATGCCAGTATATTTCTTTTGGATGATACCGATACTATAATTAGGAAATTTAAGAAGGCAGTTACAGATTCAGATAATGAAATCCGCCATTCTAAAGATAAACCCGGTATCAGTAACTTAATTGAAATTTACACAATTGCCAGCGGTAAGACCATAGCTGAAACCGAGAAGGAATTTGAAGGAAAAGGTTACGGTGAATTTAAGATGGCTGTTGGGGAAGCGGTAGCAGCCATGCTAAAGCCTATTCAGGATAGATTTGAAGAACTTAGTAAAGATAAGGCTTATATAGACCAAATAATAAAGAATAACGGGGAAAAGGCTCAGTATTTTGCTAACAAGACCTTAAGAAAGGTGCAAAAGAAGGTAGGCTTTCCTGAAAGAATCAGATAA
- a CDS encoding ABC transporter ATP-binding protein translates to MTDNKLINLVNITKSYGDNVVLDELNLYIRENEFLTLLGPSGCGKTTTLRIIGGFETPDKGQVIFEGKDITNLPPNERQLNTVFQKYALFNHMTIAENIAFGLKIKKKSKAYIDDKIKYALKLVNLDGFENRMPNSLSGGQQQRIAIARAIVNEPKVLLLDEPLGALDLKLRQDMQYELIRLKNELGITFIYVTHDQEEALTMSDTIVVMNQGYIQQIGSPEDIYNEPKNAFVADFIGESNILPAIMVDDKLVNIFGTNFPCVDTGFGKNKPVDVVIRPEDIDLVKPEEGIIKGVVTSLLFKGVHYEMEVHACGHDWLVHSTDLSPVGSEVGIWVDPFDIQIMNKPESEDEEAVEIEL, encoded by the coding sequence ATGACGGATAATAAATTAATAAATCTTGTAAATATTACAAAATCCTACGGCGATAATGTCGTACTGGATGAATTAAACTTATATATCCGCGAAAATGAATTCTTGACCTTGCTTGGTCCCTCCGGCTGCGGAAAAACCACTACCCTAAGAATCATTGGGGGTTTTGAAACCCCTGACAAGGGTCAGGTAATTTTTGAAGGTAAAGATATTACCAACTTACCTCCCAACGAAAGGCAGCTTAATACAGTATTCCAAAAATATGCCCTATTTAATCATATGACCATAGCAGAAAATATAGCCTTTGGCCTTAAAATCAAGAAAAAAAGTAAGGCTTATATTGATGATAAGATAAAATATGCTCTAAAACTAGTTAATCTAGATGGCTTTGAAAATCGTATGCCTAATTCCTTAAGCGGTGGTCAGCAGCAAAGAATAGCCATAGCAAGAGCCATTGTTAATGAACCAAAGGTTCTTCTCCTTGATGAACCCTTAGGAGCCCTAGACTTAAAACTTCGCCAAGATATGCAATATGAACTAATCAGACTAAAAAACGAACTGGGAATTACCTTTATATATGTAACCCACGACCAAGAAGAAGCCCTTACCATGTCAGATACTATTGTAGTAATGAACCAGGGCTATATTCAGCAGATTGGTTCTCCGGAAGATATTTATAACGAACCTAAAAATGCATTTGTCGCGGACTTTATAGGAGAAAGTAATATCCTTCCCGCTATTATGGTTGATGACAAACTGGTTAATATTTTTGGAACCAATTTTCCCTGTGTTGATACCGGTTTTGGAAAAAACAAACCAGTTGACGTAGTAATCCGTCCTGAAGATATAGATTTAGTAAAACCCGAAGAGGGAATCATTAAAGGTGTAGTAACCTCCCTACTGTTTAAAGGTGTCCATTATGAAATGGAGGTTCATGCCTGTGGTCATGACTGGCTGGTACACTCCACTGACCTATCTCCCGTTGGCAGTGAAGTCGGTATCTGGGTAGATCCTTTTGATATCCAGATAATGAATAAGCCTGAATCTGAGGATGAAGAAGCGGTAGAAATAGAACTTTAG
- a CDS encoding ABC transporter permease produces the protein MAGFIIIPLIVIIYYGLTNQDKSLTFDNIALVLDPINLRALRLALELSLISTIICLILAYPLAMILNKSKMKSNSFIVMIIILPMWMNFLLRTIAWQNILERTGIINTVLKFFNLPSLNIINTPSAIVLGMVYNFLPFMVLPIYNVLIKIDKDIINAARDLGANGIQTFLKIILPLSLPGVISGITMVFVPSLTTFVISTILGGSKIVLIGNVIEQQFRIGNWHTGSGLSLVLMIFILFSMAIISKYDKDREGSGLW, from the coding sequence ATGGCCGGCTTTATTATAATACCACTTATTGTAATTATATATTATGGACTAACAAACCAAGACAAAAGTCTGACTTTTGATAATATCGCCCTTGTACTTGACCCTATTAATCTTAGGGCACTGCGTCTTGCCCTGGAGTTATCTTTGATTAGTACAATTATCTGCCTGATACTGGCCTATCCATTGGCTATGATATTAAATAAATCAAAGATGAAAAGTAATAGTTTTATAGTTATGATAATTATTCTACCTATGTGGATGAACTTTTTACTTAGAACAATTGCATGGCAAAATATCCTTGAACGAACAGGTATTATCAATACAGTACTTAAGTTTTTTAACCTGCCTAGCTTAAATATAATAAATACCCCCAGTGCCATAGTACTTGGTATGGTATATAATTTTCTACCCTTTATGGTCCTACCTATTTATAATGTTCTGATAAAAATTGATAAAGATATTATAAATGCTGCAAGAGACCTAGGAGCAAACGGTATCCAAACTTTCCTAAAAATTATACTACCTTTAAGCTTACCGGGAGTTATTAGCGGTATAACCATGGTATTTGTTCCATCCCTGACAACCTTTGTTATTTCTACCATTTTAGGGGGAAGTAAAATTGTCCTTATCGGTAACGTTATTGAGCAGCAGTTTCGAATCGGCAATTGGCATACCGGTTCAGGACTTTCATTAGTACTGATGATATTTATATTATTCAGTATGGCTATTATATCAAAATATGATAAAGACAGGGAGGGAAGCGGCCTATGGTAA
- a CDS encoding DUF4153 domain-containing protein — MESQSNSLFHRIRQNYDYFFLISLIFGLMGTILFHRAGMGLNSFLFTIIIVVLFIFITKKLNISFTKWVLFCLITSILLSLSNVLTSSWKLQFLNNIGILLLLDTSLIQLLSERKSLGFFDNIKNILLLPFKAISSIGLIFVEGNRFVKDKKIIKNDKFRNILIGCMIAIPLMVITTALLSSADMLYGKIAKSMFEWLLYRDFYRIIIKIILGTLVCYCLLYGVTKETAVTVKEKTKASPTIGITISSLLLLSYALFCGIQIFYLFAGGIFVLPKEFTYADYARQGFFELLTVTGFNITLILICENVFEENKFLKGILTAITACSYIMIASATYRMILYIGAYHLTFLRLLVLLFLLIDSLLLAGIVLSLYNKTFPLFKYCVVVISICYLIFSFSKPDYYIAKYFLAHTDTNELESEDIYFLTTDLSYDAATLVVPLLEKHNDSRNLYQIDKYCKPLISDTKDIRNYNYSYMKAKKLLKDNLSFNKVD; from the coding sequence ATGGAATCGCAAAGTAATTCATTGTTCCATAGGATTCGTCAAAATTATGATTATTTCTTCTTGATAAGTTTAATCTTTGGATTAATGGGAACAATTCTGTTTCATAGGGCAGGAATGGGGTTAAACTCATTTCTCTTTACTATTATTATTGTAGTACTCTTTATCTTTATAACAAAAAAACTAAATATATCTTTTACAAAATGGGTTTTGTTTTGCTTAATTACTTCCATACTACTTAGCTTATCCAATGTACTTACATCCAGCTGGAAACTGCAGTTTTTAAATAATATAGGTATACTACTATTATTAGATACCAGCTTAATCCAATTGTTATCAGAAAGAAAATCCTTAGGCTTTTTTGATAATATAAAAAATATACTATTACTTCCCTTTAAAGCCATATCTTCAATAGGATTAATCTTTGTAGAGGGGAATCGCTTTGTTAAGGATAAAAAAATAATAAAAAATGATAAATTTAGAAATATCTTGATCGGATGTATGATAGCAATACCATTAATGGTAATAACAACAGCACTTTTATCCAGTGCAGACATGTTATATGGTAAAATAGCAAAATCCATGTTTGAATGGCTTTTATATCGTGACTTTTATAGAATTATAATAAAGATTATTCTCGGAACCCTTGTATGTTACTGCTTGCTGTATGGGGTAACTAAAGAAACTGCTGTCACAGTAAAGGAAAAAACAAAAGCCAGTCCAACCATAGGAATTACAATATCTAGTCTACTGCTTTTATCCTATGCTCTTTTTTGTGGAATTCAGATATTTTACCTCTTTGCAGGAGGCATATTTGTACTACCAAAGGAATTTACCTATGCAGATTACGCTAGACAAGGGTTTTTTGAACTACTTACGGTGACCGGCTTTAATATTACTTTAATTCTTATATGTGAAAATGTTTTTGAAGAAAATAAATTTTTAAAGGGCATACTTACTGCAATCACAGCCTGTAGCTATATTATGATAGCCTCTGCCACCTATAGGATGATTTTATATATAGGGGCTTATCATTTGACATTTCTTAGACTCCTTGTACTATTATTTTTACTGATAGATTCCTTACTTTTGGCGGGAATTGTACTGTCCTTATATAATAAAACTTTTCCTCTTTTTAAGTACTGTGTAGTGGTAATTTCAATTTGCTATCTAATCTTTTCTTTTAGTAAACCGGATTATTATATAGCAAAATACTTCCTTGCCCATACTGATACTAATGAATTAGAAAGCGAAGATATTTACTTTCTTACAACAGACCTATCTTATGATGCGGCGACTCTTGTAGTGCCCCTATTAGAAAAACATAATGATAGTAGGAATCTTTACCAAATAGACAAATATTGCAAGCCTTTAATATCAGATACAAAAGATATTCGTAATTATAACTACTCTTACATGAAAGCCAAAAAATTACTAAAGGATAATTTAAGCTTTAATAAAGTTGATTAG
- a CDS encoding DUF2975 domain-containing protein, protein MKKSTLILFTKHLLDFMFFSGILVCLGVPFIFKLAGRYFTIFDRYYIPFCIIYILSGIFALTILYELRTMFRTVIKENPFVRENVVSLKKMGYYAFVIAAAMVVKLLFIVTPSTVVLFLVFIIAGLFSLVLSQVFDQAVTYKLENDLTI, encoded by the coding sequence ATGAAAAAATCTACTCTAATATTATTCACAAAGCATTTATTAGATTTTATGTTTTTTAGCGGGATTTTAGTATGCCTAGGAGTCCCCTTTATTTTTAAGCTGGCTGGAAGATATTTTACTATATTTGACCGATACTATATACCATTTTGTATTATATATATATTGTCCGGCATCTTTGCCTTAACCATACTTTATGAACTGCGAACTATGTTTAGGACCGTTATAAAGGAAAATCCCTTTGTAAGAGAGAATGTAGTATCCCTAAAGAAAATGGGCTATTATGCCTTTGTTATAGCAGCTGCCATGGTAGTTAAGCTCCTCTTTATAGTAACTCCCTCTACTGTAGTCTTATTTTTAGTATTTATTATTGCCGGTTTATTCTCCCTGGTACTTTCCCAGGTCTTTGATCAAGCGGTTACCTATAAACTTGAGAATGATTTAACTATATAG
- a CDS encoding helix-turn-helix domain-containing protein: MNIGQKIKELRIQKSLTQEELADRAELSKGFISQLERDLTSPSIATLVDILQCLGTNLEEFFSGTTSEQVVFKKTDYFEKYDAELKNLVKWIIPNAQKNIMEPILLTLDPGGSTYPDNPHEGEEFGYVISGNITLHIGNRSYKAKKGESFYFTANKQHYITASEKHGATLLWVSTPPSF; this comes from the coding sequence ATGAATATAGGTCAAAAAATAAAAGAACTGCGTATTCAAAAAAGCCTTACTCAAGAAGAACTGGCTGATCGGGCAGAATTGTCAAAAGGCTTTATATCCCAACTGGAGCGGGACTTAACTTCTCCATCAATAGCAACATTGGTGGACATTCTTCAATGCCTAGGGACAAATCTGGAGGAATTCTTTAGTGGAACTACTTCCGAACAGGTAGTTTTTAAAAAAACTGATTATTTTGAAAAATATGATGCTGAACTTAAGAACTTGGTGAAATGGATTATTCCTAATGCACAGAAAAATATTATGGAGCCCATACTCCTTACCTTAGATCCCGGTGGTTCTACCTATCCGGATAATCCCCATGAAGGTGAGGAATTTGGATATGTCATAAGCGGTAACATCACCCTACATATCGGGAATAGATCTTATAAGGCAAAAAAAGGTGAATCCTTTTATTTTACTGCCAATAAACAGCATTATATTACTGCCTCAGAAAAGCACGGTGCTACCCTACTATGGGTATCCACACCACCCAGTTTTTAA
- a CDS encoding helix-turn-helix domain-containing protein: MIMVNLDVVMAQRKIGLAELAKKVDITQANLSILKNNKAKAIRFSTLEAICKALDCQPGDILVYVKDEDNK; the protein is encoded by the coding sequence ATGATAATGGTAAATCTAGATGTGGTTATGGCACAAAGAAAAATCGGACTAGCAGAACTAGCCAAGAAAGTTGATATTACCCAGGCTAACCTCTCTATCCTAAAAAACAATAAGGCTAAAGCCATACGTTTTAGTACCTTAGAAGCTATCTGTAAGGCCCTAGATTGTCAGCCCGGGGATATACTGGTCTATGTAAAAGATGAAGATAATAAATAA
- a CDS encoding D-2-hydroxyacid dehydrogenase: protein MKIVFLETDTLGSDVNLDRFNTLGEVIKYPNTTAKEVPQRIKDADIIIVNKVAMNEETLSGADNLKLICLTATGTNIVDFEYTNSRNITVTNVKGYSTQSVIQHTFALFFYLYEKLSYYDQFVKSGEYIRSDIFSHFDKKFHELYGKTWGIIGLGEIGRGVGLIAKLFGCKVIYYSTSGKNNNEDFQRVDMDTLLKESDVISIHAPLNKATMDLIGEEELKKMKPSAILLNLGRGPIINEEALAKALKKDWIAGAGLDVLTIEPMAESNPLFEIKDSTKLIITPHIAWATVEARQRVTDEVYKNIIAYLNGEERNVVR from the coding sequence ATGAAAATTGTTTTTTTAGAAACTGATACCTTGGGAAGTGATGTTAACCTAGACCGGTTTAATACCCTGGGAGAGGTTATAAAGTATCCCAATACTACAGCTAAAGAGGTACCCCAAAGGATAAAGGATGCAGATATTATTATTGTTAATAAGGTAGCTATGAATGAAGAGACTTTATCCGGTGCCGACAACTTAAAACTTATTTGCCTAACTGCTACAGGTACCAATATAGTTGACTTTGAATATACAAATTCAAGGAATATTACAGTTACAAATGTTAAAGGATATTCTACACAGTCTGTAATCCAGCATACATTTGCCCTTTTCTTCTATTTGTATGAGAAATTAAGCTATTATGACCAATTTGTAAAATCAGGAGAATATATCCGTTCCGATATATTTAGCCATTTTGATAAGAAATTTCACGAACTTTATGGCAAGACTTGGGGTATTATAGGTCTTGGAGAGATTGGCAGAGGTGTTGGCTTAATCGCAAAATTATTTGGCTGTAAGGTAATTTATTATTCCACCTCCGGCAAAAATAATAATGAAGATTTTCAAAGAGTGGATATGGATACCTTACTAAAAGAATCAGATGTAATTTCTATTCATGCTCCTTTAAATAAGGCAACCATGGATTTGATAGGAGAAGAAGAACTGAAAAAAATGAAGCCCAGTGCTATACTTCTAAATCTTGGCAGGGGACCCATAATTAATGAAGAGGCTTTAGCAAAAGCCTTAAAAAAAGATTGGATAGCAGGGGCTGGTCTTGATGTACTTACCATAGAGCCCATGGCAGAGTCAAATCCCCTATTTGAAATTAAAGACAGCACAAAGCTTATAATTACTCCTCATATTGCTTGGGCAACCGTAGAGGCAAGGCAGAGGGTAACTGATGAAGTCTATAAAAATATAATAGCTTACTTAAATGGTGAAGAAAGAAATGTAGTTAGATAA